The Terriglobales bacterium genomic interval GAAGTCGGGCGGGCGCTGCACCCAGGCCTGGATCTTCTTGCCGTCGAAGCTGGTGTACCAGATCTCGACCGGCTCAGTGAGATTCAACTGCGAGAAGAGCGGCTGGTTGAAATGGGTGAGCTGGCGGGTCTGGGCGCCGTCGAGCATCCAGATGTCGCCGATGGCGGTGGGTGAGGACAGGATGAAGATGAGCCTGCCGTCGGGGTTGCCGCGATAGGTCATGACCGCCGGGTCGCCCTTGGTGACGGGTGTGGGATCGCCGCCATCCAGCGGGAAGCGCATGAGGTTGGCGCGGCCCTTGTCGGCAACGCGCTCGATGATGGCCTTGCCGTCGGCGGTCCAGATGGGGCGCGAGCCGGAGTTACCGCGCGGCGCGCCGTTGTCGCCGAAGACGCCGCCACCGACGTCCCAATCGAGCTTGTCGGTGAGATTGGTGAGCTTGCCGGTGGCGAGGTCGAGCGTCCAGAGATCGGGCTGCGTGTAGGACTGGACAGGTTTGGTGATCGATGCGTTGAAGGCGAGCAGGCGGCCATCGGGCGAGAGCGAGTAGTTGTTCACGTCCATGTCGATGGCGGCGACCTTCTTCATCTCGCCGCCGGCGGCGGGGATGGAGTAGAGGTCGGTCTGGCCGGTCTCGTAGTAGGGCTCGTCGATGCGCGTGGTGGAGAAGTAGAGGGTGGAGCCGTCGCGCGACCACAGCGGCTCGGCTTCGTCGTACTTGCCGGTGGTGAGCTGCTTCGCGTCGACGGGCTTGTCGGAGAACTCGGGGACGTCGACGACCCAGAGATGGTCGACGTGCTTGGGATCGAGGTAGCCGGGGCCGTTGAAGCGATAGATGGCGCGGGTGATGGTGCGCACGTCGCTCTCGCGGTCCGATTCGTCGGGCGGCTTGGGCGTGGCGCCTTCCTGCGGCTTGGCGGAGCCTTCGCCGGTCGCGGTCTCGGAGCCGGGCTTCTTCTCGCCGGGCTCCTCCTTCTTCTCGTCCTGGACGGTCTTGCGGGCGGCGCGCTCCTTCTTTTGCTTGGCGAGATCTTTCTCGTTGGTGTCGGAAGTGAAAGCGATGCGCTTGCCGTCGGGCGACCAGACGGCCGCGGAGGCGCCGTTGGGAACGTCGGTGAGCTGCCAGGCCTCGCCGCCGGAGAGCGGCATGACGAAGAGCTGCGCGGGGGCGGGCTTGCCGTCTTTCAGGGGCGCGCGCAGGAAGGCGAGGCGCTTGCCGTCGGGGGACCAGCGCGGCTGCGCGTCGCGCGTGCCGGAGGTGAGGCGCGTGGGCTCGGACTGGCCGTCGGCCGCGACCGACCAGAGCGAGGTCTCATAGCCGTCGCCCTTGTCGTTGACGACGACGCGGGTGAAGGCGACCCGGTCGCCGGCGGGCGACAGCTGCGGGTCGGCGACCCAGATGAAGCGGAAGATGTCCTTTTCGGTGATGAGGCGCCTGGCGGGCTGCTGCGTGAGCGCGAGCGTGGCGAGCAGGAAGACGAGCGAGACGGCGGCAAAACGGCGGAAGCGCATGGCGGCTCCTTGGGAAACGGACAGTTATACGTCAGGGGGATTGCCGATTGCCAATCGCCGATTGGCGATTAGAGCGTGATGGTGGCGGCGAGCAGGGTGCCGTCGTCGGCGGTGTGGACGTCGAAGCCGAGGCGCTTGAGGACGGTCTGCATCTCGGTGTTCTCGGGCAGGACGTTGGCGGTGATGCGGGCGAGTTTCTCGTCGCGGCCGACCTGGATGAGGCGGCGGAGCAGCTCGGTGCCGAGCCCCTGGCGCTGGAACTGGTCGGAAACGAGCACGGAGAACTCGGCGTCGTTGGTGGCGTGCTGGCGGCTGAGGCGGCCGATGGCGAGCAGGCGGCGCGCGCCCGAGATGGGGTCGCGCTGCTCGACGACCAGGGCCATCTCGCGGTCGTAGTCGATGAAGCAGATGCGCTGCAGGCGCTCGTGCGCGGTGCGCCAGGTGAGGTTGGCCATGTGGAAGTAGCGCAGGTAGATGCTGCGTTCGGAGAGCGTCTTGTGGAACTCGACCATGAGCGGCTCGTCCTCGGGCCGGATGGGGCGGATGGTCACGGTCTCGCCGTCCTTCATCTTCCAGGTGGAGACGTACTGGGCCGGGTAGGAGCGGACGGCGGGCCTGGGCAGCTCTTCTTCTTTCGTTTGCGGCGGGTGGAGGACGACGCGAGCGTCGAGCGCGATGAGGCGCTCGGCGGAGGCGAGCAGCGGGTTGATGTCCACCTCTTTGATCCACGGCTGCTCGACGACGAGGTAGCTGAAGAGGACGAGCAGGCGCTCGAGCTCGGCAATGTTCACCGGCTTGCGTCCGCGAACGCCGCCGAGCGCCTTGAAGATGCGGGTCTGGTCCATGAGGCGGCGGGCGAGCGTGGTGTTGAGCGGCGGCAAGGCGAGGGCGCGGTCCTGAAAGACCTCGACGAGCTGGCCGCCGGCGCCGAAGAGGATGACGGGGCCGAACTGCGGGTCGGGCGAGCTGCCGACGATGAGCTCGTAGCCTTCGAACTTCATCATCTTCTGCACCGCGACGCCGTGGAAGGCGTCACGGCCGGCCTTGGCGGTGACCGAGTCCTCGATCTTCCTGAACGCCGCTCGCACCGCCTTCTCGTCGGCGAGGTTGAGCTGCACGCCGCCGACGTCGGTCTTGTGCGTGACGGTGAGCGAGTGCAGCTTGAGGACGACCGGATAGCCGAGCCTGGCGGCGAGCTTCGCGGCTTCGTCGGCGGACTGCGCGACGAAGGTCTCGACGGTCGGGATGCCGTAGAGCGCGAGGATCTGCTTGGACTCGAACTCGGTGAGGATGGTGCGGCCGGCGTGGCGCGCTTCGCCGAGCAACTTCCCTACCGCGGCGACGCGGTCGGCGGCGGCGCCGGATTCTTCGGCGAGCACGGGCGTCTCGTAGAGCCCGCGGAGGTTGTAGGTGTAGCGCCACATGTAGTCGAAGGCGCGCGCGGCGGTGTCGGGAAAGGCGAAGGTCGGGATGCCTTTCTGGTTGAGCATCTCCTCGCTCTTGGCGGTGGCGGCGCCGCCCATGAGCGAGGCGAGCATGGGCTTGCCGAACATATGCGCGTACTTCGCGACGTGCTCGGCGGTGAGCGAGAGGTCGTTCATGCCTTGCGGGATGAGGACAGCGAGCAGGCCGTCGGAGTTGGGATCGTGGGCGGCGATCTCGAGCGTCCTGGCGTAGCGTTCGGGGCCGGCGTCGCCGAGGATGTCGATGGGATTGCCGTGCGACCAATGCGGCGGCAGGAACTCGTTGAGCTTGGCGAGGGTCTCGGGGGCGAGCTGCGTGAGCTCGCCTCCGCCGGAGATGAGGGCGTCGGTGGCGAGCACGCCGGGTCCGCCGGCGTTGGTGACGATGGTGAGTCGCGGGCCCTGCGGGCGCGGCTGCCGGCCGAGGACTTCCGCCATGTAGAAGAGGTCGGCGATGGAGTTGACGCGCAGGACGCCGCAGCGGCGGAAGGCGGCTTCGAGCACGTCGTCGGAGCCGGTGAGCGAGCCGGTGTGGGAGGCGGCGGCCTTGGAGGCGGCCTCGGTGCGGCCCGCCTTGATGACGATGATGGGCTTGGCGAGCGCGACCTCGCGCGCGGCCGAGAGGAAGCTGCGCGCGTCGCCGATGGATTCCATGTAGATGAGGATGGACTGGGTGTGCGGGTCGTCGCCGAGGTAGTAGATAAGGTCGCCCCAGCCGACATCGAGCATGGAACCGGTGGAGACGAAGGAGCTGAAGCCGACGAGTTCGCGCAGGCTCCAGTCGAGGATGGCGACCAGCAGCGCGCCGCTCTGGCTGAGGAAGGCAACGTTGCCGGGGCGCGCGATGTCGTGCGCGAAGGTGGCGTTCAGGCCGAGGAGCGGGTTCATCACGCCGACGCAGTTCGGCCCGATGACGCGCAGCCCGGTGCCGCGGATGATGTGCTTGATCTCGCGCTCGAGCGCGGCGCCGGCTTCGCCGTGCTCCTTGAAGCCGGCGGTGATGATGACGGCGGAGCGCACGCCGGCGGCGACGCACTCGCGCATCACGCCCGGCACGGTCGGCGCGGGGGTGATGACAACGACCTGGTCGAGCGGCCCAGGGACGGACCTCACATCCGGGAAGCAGGGGACGCCGAGGACTTCCTTGCGGCTGGGGTTCACGCCGTAGACGCGTCCCTTGAACGACTTCTTGAGGTTGGTGAGGACGGCGCGGCCGACCGAGCCTTCGCGATCGGTGGCGCCGATGACGGCGACGCTCTCGGGCTTGAAGATGGCGTCGAGCGGCGAGGCGCTCTCGGAGCGCAGGAAATTGTGGGAAGGGTCGCTGGAGGGGCGCGGCTTCTGCGAGGGGAAACTCACAGGTCCACTATCTACGAGGTAGCAACGAGGTTCAAGGGTAGAGACGCCCTTCTGGGCGTCTCCTGTGACGCGAACCAGAGACGGCCAGAAGGCCGTCTCTACCGAAGAGTTTCGCGATTACGATGAGCACGTGAGTTCGCTCTTCGAGATCGCCGCGCGGCGGTGGCGGGAGGCGGCGCGGCACGCGGGAGCGTGGCGCGCGACGCGCGAGCTGGCCGGCGACATGTGGTACTTCGTGCGCGACTCGACGCCGGAGCGCGCGCGAGCGCGCTACGGCGACCTGGACTACGACTTCGAGAGCGGCGCGGACACGACGGCGGCGAACGTCGGTTGGCGAGCGCGGCTGGCGGCCGCGCTCGCCGGCGCGCCGTACCAGCCCACGGTGCCGGCGGAGTTCCACGAAATAGTGCGCTCGCCCGCCCTCGACGCGAGCGCGTTCACGTTCCTCGACGTGGGGTCCGGCAAGGGGCGCGCGCTGCTCTTGGCGGCGGAGTATCCGTTCCGAAGGATCGTGGGCGTGGAGATCGTGCCGGAGCTGCACGCGTCGGCGAAAGAGAACATCCGCCAGTGGAAGGCGCGGCACGGCGAGCGGGAGATCGAGTCCGTGCGGGGCGACGCGCGGGACTTCCCTATTCCGGAGGGGCCGCTGGTGGTCTATCTCTTCAACCCGCTGCCGGAGGCGGCGCTCGCGGATCTCGTGCGGCGAGTGGAAGACTCGTGGCGCGCGGCGCCGCGGCCGGTGTTCCTCCTGTATCACAACGCGATCAACGCTCGCGTGCTGGAGGAGGCGGAAGTGTTCGAGCGCATCGGGAGGACGGAGCGGTACGCGCTCTATCGCGCGCGGCAAGTCTCGGGCTAGAACCAAGACACGGAGGCCGGGGCCTCCGTGTCTTGCCGCTCCGGGGAGCGCCGACCTACATGATCTGGGGATCGAGCCAGCGATCTTCGTCTTCGCGCAGCGGGTACGGCTCGCTGTGATGCAGCGCGTCGTTGAGACGCTCCTCGAGCGCCAGCGCCTGCTTACGCGTGAGGTCTACGCTGACGCTGCGCTTCCCCTTGGGCAGCGAGACGCGGAAGCCGTGGCGCGAGCGCTCGATGGCGGTGCGGGGGTGGTGGCGAGTGGTGACGGTGCTCATGCATCTTCTCCTTAGGCGGTGACGAGCTGGCGGCTGAGGACCTCGCGCATGCGGCGCATGCCCTCGAGGATCTTCTGCTGGTTGTTGGCGTACGAGAAGCGGAGGTATCCCTTGCCGGCGGGACCGAACGCGGTGCCGGCGAGGCAGGCGACGCCGCCCTCGTCGAGCAGGCGGTTGGCGAGCTGCTTGGCGTCGCCGGTGACGCGCGAGACGTTGGCGAAAGCGTAGAAGGCGCCCCGGGGCATGCGGCAGCTCACGCCCTCGATGCGGTTGAGCTCGCCGACGATGAGGTCGCGGCGCGCGCGGAACTCGGCGACCATCTCGTCCACGGAGTCTTGCGGGCCGAGCAGCGCGGCGATGGCGGCCATCTGGACGAAGGCGACGGCGCAGGAGTTGGAGTTGATGGTGAGCTTGGCCATCTTCTCGGCGAGCGGGACGGGCATGACGCCGAAGCCGAGGCGCCAGCCGGTCATGGCATAGGCCTTGGAGAGGCCGTCCATGAGGATGGCGCGCTCCTGCATGCCGGGTACGGAGAGGATGCTGAAGGGCGCTCCGTCGTACTGGATGCGGCTGTAGATCTCGTCGGAGAGCACGAAGGCCTTGGTGCGCAGCACGGCTTCGGCGATGGCCTCGATGTCGGAGCGCTCGAGGATGGAGCCGCAGGGATTGTGCGGCGAGTTGAGGATGACGAGGCGGGTGCGCGGCGAGAGCAGCGCGCGGAACTCGTCGAGGTCGAAGCGGAAGTCGTTCTCCTCGCGCAGCCGGATGGGCTTGGGGGTGGCGCCGACGAAGCGCGCGACCGATTCGTAGATGGGATATCCGGGGTCGGGATAGATGACCTCGTCGCCCGGGTTCACCAGCGAGAGCGCGGCGTAGAGCAGGATGTTCTTGGAGCCCGGTACGAGGACAGTCTCCTCGGGTGTGGCAGTGATGCCACGGGTGTGTGACACATATTCGGCGACGGCGGCGCGCGCCTCGAGGAGGCCGGCGGCGGGCGTGTAGTGCGTATAGCCGTCGTACAGGGCGCGGATGGCGGCCTCGGTGATGTGGACGGGGGTCTCGAAATCGGGCTCGCCGATCTCGAGGTGGATCACGTTCTTGCCTTGCGCCTCGAGACGGCGGGCGTGCGCCAGGACTTCAAAGGCGGTTTCGGTGCCGAGGGCGTCCATGCGAGCGGCAAATTCGATGTTCATGAGAGCGCTCCGAGGCCGGGGAGGAGTCGTATCCAGCTTGAATATCGGCGCGTATCGCGGGCAAGCGCAGTGAGAACAGTCACGTCCGCAGGTGATTGCAATCACGGGGCCAAAGCCGGGCGATGCGTTTGTCAGCGTTCCGCGGGCGGCGGTAGACTCCCAGGCTATGAAACGAACGATGGCGTTGCTGGTGTTGCTGGCGATGAGCGCGCTGCCGGCGCTCGCGCAGGATTGGGCGAAACAGAGACTGGAGAAATCGCCGCGCCACGGCGAGTGGATCGAGGTGAAACACGGCGCGCGCACGGTGCGGGCGTTCGTGGTGTACCCGGAAGCGAAGCAGAAAGCGGCGGCGGTGATCGTGATCCACGAGATCTTCGGGCTCACCGACTGGGTGCGGACGGTGGCGGACGAACTGGCGGCGAACGGCTACATCGCCATCGCGCCGGACCTGCTGTCGGGCGCGGGGCCGAACGGCGGCGGGAGCGATTCCTTCCCCGACGTGGACGCACGGCGCGCGGCCATCGGCAAACTCGATCCCGACCAGATCACCGCGGACCTGAACGCGGTGGCCGACTACGTGACGAAGCTGCCGGCAGCGAACGGGAAGCTTGCCGTCGGCGGGTTCTGCTGGGGCGGCGGGCAGACGTTCCGCTTCGCAACGAACCGCAAGGACTTGAAGGCCGCGTTCGTCTTTTACGGGCCTCCGCCGAAGGAGTTCGCGAACATCACGGCGCCGGTGTACGGCTTCTACGGCGGCAACGACGCGCGCATCAATGCGACCATCCCGGACACCCAGAAGGCGATGAAGGACGCGAAGAAGAAGTACGAGCCGGTGACCTACGAGGGCGCGGGGCACGGCTTCATGCGCGCGGGCGAAGACCCGGCAAACACGAACCCGGCGAACACGACGGCGCGCGCCGCGGCGTGGAAGCGCTGGCTGGCGCTGCTGAAGAAGATGTAGCGGCGGCGGGTGGCGGCGTTTACACTGAGGGTCCCCCGAAAATCTCCCAGGACCTTCCAGGAAAATGACCGCCAAGTTCTACGTGGACATCTTCTGGTTCAAGTGCATCGGTTGCGGCCGGAGCAACCACCAGAAGGCGTATTACCGCCTGTTCGAGAAAGACCAGGCGGCGGCGGTGCGGCGCGACGGGCGGCTGGCGCACGCTTGCCATCACTGCAAGCGCTCCTTCCCGGCGAATGCTCTGCAGGTTCACAGCATGATGATGGAGGTCCCGGAGCAGGAAGCGCGCTCGCGGGGGCTGACACTGGACGTCGGCGGCCAATGATGCGTCGCACTCTCTCTCTTCTGGCGCTGGTTCTTGCGACGCTGCCGGCCGCTGCGGGGCGCCGGCAGGAGGAGTCGCCACTCGCCAGGGTCGAAGAAGCTTACGCCGACCTGGTCGACGCGCGGGGCGCCATCGGCTTCATCGATTCGGGATTCGTCGCGACCTACGGCGGCAAAGACCGCAAGGCGTGGGAAGAGATCCGCAAAGCAAAGCTGAAGGAGATGCAGGAGCTCCTGCCGGCCGTCCCGGAGGAGAAGCTACCGGCTCGCGAGCGGCGCGGGCTGAAGCTGATGCAGGAAGCGGTGGAAGCGGCCGCGGCCGAAGGCGCGCCGGCGCTCGCGCCCGCGGGCAACTGCCAGGACGCGCAGCGCGCCGGCCTCGACTACAAGCAGCTGCGCGAGGCGCTCTACGCCTGCTTTGACGAAGTCGGCAATCATCTGGAGTTCGAAGGCAAGCGGGAAAGCCGGCTCTCCGGGTTCGAGCTGCTCACCACGATGCCCGAGGCCGAGCGCCGCAAGCAGATGTTCCTGGCGTACGGACCGCTGTGGCAGGCGATCAACGCGAAGAACGAGCCGGATAGCCCGTACCGGCGGCTGATCAAGCTGGCAGCAGCCGACGCCGCGCAGAAGAAGGGCTCGGAGATCGACGCCGCCGCGAAGACGCTGGGCGTGACGGCGGCGGAGGTCGAGCGCTGGCTGGAGCAGATCCTGGAGACGTGGCGGCAGTCCACGCCCGCGACGCCGATCGAGCCGTGGGACTACCGCTACTGGGCGGGCGAGTGCGACCGCGAGCTGGCCCGCACGGCGCCTCGCGGGCAGATGCGCGACGTCAGCGCACGCTTCTATCGCGACCTGGGCGCGAGCGACGCGCTTCGCACCGTGATCTACGACATCGAGCCGCGCGACGGCAAGGCGCCGGTGGCGTACACGGACTACGTGCGCATGGGCCGGATGGCCGGCGGGAAGTGGCAGTCGACGGTCGTGAGGATTTCCGCGAGTTATCCGCGCGGCGGATACGGCCTGCTGGGCGAGCTGATCCACGAGGAAGGCCACGCGGTGCATTTCCTTGCGCTGCGTACCAGCCCGGCGTTCATGGACCTGGGCGACTCGCTGTTCGTGGAGTCGTTCGCCGACGTGCCGGCGTGGAGCATGGTCGAGCCGGCGTGGCAGAAGAAGTATCTCGGGCGGAGCGCGCCGGTGGCGACGTGCCGACGCGGCGCCTACGCCGGCGTGATGCTCGACGTGGCGTGGTCGCTGTTCGAGGCGCGCATGCTGCGCGAGCCTTCCGCCGACCCGAACGAAGTCTGGACCGAGATCACCAGCAAATACCTGCACATCGTGCCGCATCCGGAGTACGCGTGGTGGGCGTGGCGCGTGCAACTGGTCCACCTGCCGGGCTACATGGTGAACTACGGGCTGGGCTCGGTGCTGACGGCTGACCTGCGCGCGCGCATCCGTGAGCAGATCGGTCCGTTCGATACCGGCAACCGGCGGTGGTACGGCTGGGTGTCGGAGAACCTGCTGAAGACGGGCCGGGAGCAGGAGACGGCGGACCTACTGCGGCGGTTTTTGGGGCGTCCGGTCTCGCCGGAAGCCCTGCAGAAGGAGCTCGCGCGCATGCGCGAGGCCAAGTAGTTCCCTTCCGTGCCACGCGGATGCATCACCGCAGCTCTGCTTCTCCATCTATACGGGTGTGCCCCGTGAATCGAGCATCCAGGACTACGCCGTCATCGGCGACTGCCGCGCCGCCGCGCTGGTGAGCCGCGCCGGCTCGCTCGACTGGCTGTGCTGGCCGCGCTTCGATAGTCCGGCGATCTTCGCCGCGCTGCTCGACCGCGAACGCGGCGGCTACTGGCGGATCGCTCCGGCTGACGCGCACGAGGCGCGGCGGCGGTATGTGGGCGAGTCGAACGTCCTGGAGACGACGTTCACCGGCGCGAGCGGCAGCGCGACGCTCACCGACCTGATGCCGGTGGCGAGCGAGCAGTTCAAGAACGAGCACCTCATCCCGGATCACGAGGTGGTGCGGCGCGTGGAGTGCACCGCGGGCGCGGTCGAGCTCGACGTGGAGTTTTTTCCGCGCTCGCAATATGGGTTGAAGGCGCGCGCGCTGCGCGAGCGCGGCAAGCTCGGGCTGCGCCTGGAAGACGGCCGCGGCGCGTACTGGCTGCGCGCGAGCGTGCCGCTCGAGGTCCGCGGAAAAGGCGCGATCGCGCGGGTGCGGCTGC includes:
- a CDS encoding dienelactone hydrolase family protein encodes the protein MKRTMALLVLLAMSALPALAQDWAKQRLEKSPRHGEWIEVKHGARTVRAFVVYPEAKQKAAAVIVIHEIFGLTDWVRTVADELAANGYIAIAPDLLSGAGPNGGGSDSFPDVDARRAAIGKLDPDQITADLNAVADYVTKLPAANGKLAVGGFCWGGGQTFRFATNRKDLKAAFVFYGPPPKEFANITAPVYGFYGGNDARINATIPDTQKAMKDAKKKYEPVTYEGAGHGFMRAGEDPANTNPANTTARAAAWKRWLALLKKM
- a CDS encoding class I SAM-dependent methyltransferase, translated to MTRTRDGQKAVSTEEFRDYDEHVSSLFEIAARRWREAARHAGAWRATRELAGDMWYFVRDSTPERARARYGDLDYDFESGADTTAANVGWRARLAAALAGAPYQPTVPAEFHEIVRSPALDASAFTFLDVGSGKGRALLLAAEYPFRRIVGVEIVPELHASAKENIRQWKARHGEREIESVRGDARDFPIPEGPLVVYLFNPLPEAALADLVRRVEDSWRAAPRPVFLLYHNAINARVLEEAEVFERIGRTERYALYRARQVSG
- a CDS encoding S9 family peptidase, with the protein product MRFRRFAAVSLVFLLATLALTQQPARRLITEKDIFRFIWVADPQLSPAGDRVAFTRVVVNDKGDGYETSLWSVAADGQSEPTRLTSGTRDAQPRWSPDGKRLAFLRAPLKDGKPAPAQLFVMPLSGGEAWQLTDVPNGASAAVWSPDGKRIAFTSDTNEKDLAKQKKERAARKTVQDEKKEEPGEKKPGSETATGEGSAKPQEGATPKPPDESDRESDVRTITRAIYRFNGPGYLDPKHVDHLWVVDVPEFSDKPVDAKQLTTGKYDEAEPLWSRDGSTLYFSTTRIDEPYYETGQTDLYSIPAAGGEMKKVAAIDMDVNNYSLSPDGRLLAFNASITKPVQSYTQPDLWTLDLATGKLTNLTDKLDWDVGGGVFGDNGAPRGNSGSRPIWTADGKAIIERVADKGRANLMRFPLDGGDPTPVTKGDPAVMTYRGNPDGRLIFILSSPTAIGDIWMLDGAQTRQLTHFNQPLFSQLNLTEPVEIWYTSFDGKKIQAWVQRPPDFDPGKKYPLILNIHGGPHAAYGWVFDHEFQWMAAKGYLVLYPNPRGSTSYGQDFGNIIQYKYPGDDYKDLMAGVDEVIKRGWADPEKLGVTGGSGGGVLTNWTVTHTNRFKAAVSQRDIADWSNWWYTADFTLFQPAWFRQPPFLDPQDYANRSAITHVTNIHTPIAFILGEVDWRTPPTAGGEVLFRALKYLKRPTAMVRFPNESHELSRSGQPWHRVERLQAIVGWMDKYILGKDVAQFRDVTGQDVSVPPGTTKPPATPKPNTKPKGKQ
- a CDS encoding pyridoxal phosphate-dependent aminotransferase encodes the protein MNIEFAARMDALGTETAFEVLAHARRLEAQGKNVIHLEIGEPDFETPVHITEAAIRALYDGYTHYTPAAGLLEARAAVAEYVSHTRGITATPEETVLVPGSKNILLYAALSLVNPGDEVIYPDPGYPIYESVARFVGATPKPIRLREENDFRFDLDEFRALLSPRTRLVILNSPHNPCGSILERSDIEAIAEAVLRTKAFVLSDEIYSRIQYDGAPFSILSVPGMQERAILMDGLSKAYAMTGWRLGFGVMPVPLAEKMAKLTINSNSCAVAFVQMAAIAALLGPQDSVDEMVAEFRARRDLIVGELNRIEGVSCRMPRGAFYAFANVSRVTGDAKQLANRLLDEGGVACLAGTAFGPAGKGYLRFSYANNQQKILEGMRRMREVLSRQLVTA
- a CDS encoding bifunctional acetate--CoA ligase family protein/GNAT family N-acetyltransferase produces the protein MSFPSQKPRPSSDPSHNFLRSESASPLDAIFKPESVAVIGATDREGSVGRAVLTNLKKSFKGRVYGVNPSRKEVLGVPCFPDVRSVPGPLDQVVVITPAPTVPGVMRECVAAGVRSAVIITAGFKEHGEAGAALEREIKHIIRGTGLRVIGPNCVGVMNPLLGLNATFAHDIARPGNVAFLSQSGALLVAILDWSLRELVGFSSFVSTGSMLDVGWGDLIYYLGDDPHTQSILIYMESIGDARSFLSAAREVALAKPIIVIKAGRTEAASKAAASHTGSLTGSDDVLEAAFRRCGVLRVNSIADLFYMAEVLGRQPRPQGPRLTIVTNAGGPGVLATDALISGGGELTQLAPETLAKLNEFLPPHWSHGNPIDILGDAGPERYARTLEIAAHDPNSDGLLAVLIPQGMNDLSLTAEHVAKYAHMFGKPMLASLMGGAATAKSEEMLNQKGIPTFAFPDTAARAFDYMWRYTYNLRGLYETPVLAEESGAAADRVAAVGKLLGEARHAGRTILTEFESKQILALYGIPTVETFVAQSADEAAKLAARLGYPVVLKLHSLTVTHKTDVGGVQLNLADEKAVRAAFRKIEDSVTAKAGRDAFHGVAVQKMMKFEGYELIVGSSPDPQFGPVILFGAGGQLVEVFQDRALALPPLNTTLARRLMDQTRIFKALGGVRGRKPVNIAELERLLVLFSYLVVEQPWIKEVDINPLLASAERLIALDARVVLHPPQTKEEELPRPAVRSYPAQYVSTWKMKDGETVTIRPIRPEDEPLMVEFHKTLSERSIYLRYFHMANLTWRTAHERLQRICFIDYDREMALVVEQRDPISGARRLLAIGRLSRQHATNDAEFSVLVSDQFQRQGLGTELLRRLIQVGRDEKLARITANVLPENTEMQTVLKRLGFDVHTADDGTLLAATITL